A window of the Trichoderma asperellum chromosome 4, complete sequence genome harbors these coding sequences:
- a CDS encoding uncharacterized protein (EggNog:ENOG41~SECRETED:SignalP(1-16)) produces MKFFAAAALFIAGVLAAPSPNAANSVTPLCNPGLYSNAQCCAVDVLGVADLNCATPPGVVNNAAEFQAACAKIGQEARCCVLPVLGQDVLCETPLGL; encoded by the exons ATGAAGTTCttcgctgctgccgctctctTTATCGCCGGCGTCCTTGCCGCCCCGTCACCTAATGCTGCCAACTCCGTCACCCCTCTTTGCAATCCTGGCCTTTATTCCAACGCGCAGTGCTGTGCCGTTGATGTACTGGGAGTTGCTGACTTGAACTGTGCGACTC CTCCTGGCGTTGTTAACAACGCCGCTGAGTTCCAGGCTGCTTGTGCTAAGATTGGCCAAGAGGCTCGCTGCTGTGTTCTCCCTGTT CTTGGCCAAGATGTCTTGTGCGAAACCCCCCTTGGATTGTAA
- a CDS encoding uncharacterized protein (SECRETED:SignalP(1-18)~EggNog:ENOG41) translates to MYASVIIYTLVALCGVMASPVQEAEVAPRAIEPRMPTFADIPFPRFPSHNKNHHNEKDKGKGKGKGNGKGVDKNNGGGCDADSGTNTQLNACSAGSPYCCSSDGNGGHICSNTTACDQKVICCNNNNGFQICIGEIDFNVPVTINIIYD, encoded by the exons ATGTACGCTTCTGTCATCATTTATACTCTCGTCGCCCTGTGCGGCGTCATGGCATCCCCGGTTCAAGAGGCCGAGGTTGCACCCCGAGCTATTGAGCCTCGCATGCCTACCTTCGCAGATATCCCGTTTCCGAGGTTCCCATCCCACAACAAGAATCACCACAATGAAAAGGATA agggcaagggcaagggcaagggcaatGGCAAGGGCGTCGACAAGAACAATGGCGGTGGCTGTGACGCTGACTCAGGCACAAACACTCAGCTGAATGCCTGCTCTGCCGGTAGTCCgtactgctgcagcagcgatggCAACGGTG GCCATATCTGCTCAAACACTACTGCATGTGACCAAAAAGTTATTTGCTGCAACAATAACAACGGT TTCCAAATCTGCATCGGCGAGATTGATTTCAACGTGCCAGtcaccatcaacatcatctaTGATTAA
- a CDS encoding uncharacterized protein (EggNog:ENOG41), with amino-acid sequence MFARYGEYTKSRGDTTSKNFLRVIVDPNDASVDIVAVHGLNPFNTEFHAEKTWTAHSDSGSGAMWLRDFLPQQLPNARVLLFGYNSNVAFEASILGVHEQASNLLNRLTLKRRDVANRPIIFVAHSLGGIIVKQALVETKLNTAYQEIGTSTYGIAFFGIPHQGSDKAGLGDIAAAVTRAVRRDVSNSLMESLKKDTLFSNELIENFKHQLEDRQIISFFETKPYKKHSLRLGLDASRICHLFPVKRGGLDQ; translated from the exons ATGTTTGCCCGGTATGGGGAATACACAAAATCGAGA GGCGACACAACGTCTAAAAACTTTCTTCGAGTCATCGTCGACCCAAACGATGCATCTGTTGA CATCGTAGCTGTTCATGGCCTTAACCCCTTCAATACCGAATTCCACGCTGAAAAGACATGGACTGCACACAGCGACAGCGGCAGTGGTGCAATGTGGTTGCGGGATTTCCTTCCACAACAGTTGCCTAACGCGCGTGTGCTGCTCTTCGGGTACAATTCTAACGTTGCGTTTGAGGCTTCTATTCTTGGCGTCCACGAACAGGCATCGAATTTGTTAAACCGGCTCACGTTGAAACGCCGTGATGTGGCTAATAGGCCGATTATTTTTGTTGCACATAGTCTTGGAGGTATTATAGTGAAGCAG GCCCTGGTTGAGACGAAATTAAACACAGCATACCAAGAAATTGGCACATCGACATATGGCATAGCTTTCTTCGGAATCCCTCACCAAGGCAGCGACAAGGCTGGCCTTGGAGACATTGCCGCAGCCGTGACGCGTGCAGTGCGACGAGATGTGTCAAATTCTCTTATGGAATCACTGAAGAAGGATACGCTCTTCTCTAACGAGCTCATTGAGAACTTCAAGCACCAACTTGAAGACAGACAAATCATCAGCTTTTTCGAGACGAAGCCGTACAAGAAGCATAGTCTGAGGCTGGGATTGGATGCGAGTAGAATATGTCATCTATTTCCAGTTAAACGTGGTGGTCTAGACCAGTAA
- a CDS encoding uncharacterized protein (EggNog:ENOG41), whose protein sequence is MKSAIAIIGAGPCGLTLARLLHRKNIPFTVYENEESAATLVSSGSLDIRKETGQLALQEAGLYNAFAQKARWEDDRVTFFDSYGELLHRATGEAEDGEDGLKTGGKPEIDRRSLRDILLESIPQNQIVWSHRLTKLSFDGVNSSPVLHFSNGNTVGGFSLVVGTDGAWSKVRAAITSTKPQYAGSTFIETRIQESSLLHKTLTDKIGHGIALFLAGPSRMIIQRQGDNSYRIYFGITAPEHFVGTSMDLNDTQATRDMLLSSFFKGWAEDLRDYIRNAENFRSWPLYQLPTESFGWNSVPGVTLAGDAAHLSLPNGEGVNLAMKDALELVTKIEENGLEHINKAVEEYERDMLKRGKYHIKAGEEMDRLMTHPEGAKAVVKAFAER, encoded by the exons ATGAAGAgtgccattgccatcatcGGGGCCGGCCCTTGCGGCCTCACTCTAgcccgcctcctccaccgcAAGAATATCCCCTTCACCGTCTATGAAAATGAAGAGTCAGCGGCGACACTAGTCTCTAGTGGCTCACTTGATATACGCAAAGAAACAGGTCAGCTTGCTCTTCAGGAGGCTGGTTTGTACAATGCCTTTGCTCAGAAAGCAAGATGGGAGGACGATCGGGTTACCTTTTTTGACTCCTATGGAGAGCTGTTGCATAGAGCTACTGGCGaggcagaagatggagaagacggatTGAAGACCGGTGGAAAGCCCGAGATTGACCGCAGGAGCTTACGAGACATCCTTCTGGAGTCAATCCCGCAAAACCAAATAGTATGGTCTCATCGTCTGACAAAGTTAAGTTTCGACGGTGTCAACTCGTCTCCTGTCCTACATTTTTCCAATGGCAACACAGTTGGTGGATTCTCGCTTGTTGTCGGGACGGATGGGGCCTGGAGCAAAGTACGAGCTGCA ATCACCTCTACGAAGCCACAATATGCAGGAAGTACCTTCATCGAAACTCGCATACAGGAAAGCAGCTTATTGCACAAGACGCTGACGGACAAAATCGGTCATGGCATAGCTCTATTTCTGGCAGGGCCAAGCCGTATGATCATTCAACGGCAAGGTGATAACTCATACAGGATCTATTTTGGCATCACTGCCCCCGAGCACTTTGTTGGCACGTCTATGGACTTGAACGACACCCAAGCTACTCGCGATATGCTGTtgtcctctttcttcaaagGCTGGGCTGAGGATTTAAGAGATTATATTCGAAACGCAGAGAATTTCCGCAGCTGGCCGCTGTATCAACTTCCTACAGAAAGCTTTGGTTGGAACTCGGTACCAGGTGTAACTTTGGCGGGAGACGCTGCGCATTTGTCGTTACCCAATGGGGAGGGTGTCAATCTCGCCATGAAGGATGCCTTAGAACTCGTTACTAAGATTGAAGAAAACGGACTGGAGCATATAAATAAGGCGGTAGAGGAATATGAGAGGGATATGTTGAAACGCGGCAAATATCACATCAAGGCCGGTGAGGAGATGGATCGACTCATGACGCATCCTGAGGGAGCGAAGGCTGTTGTGAAGGCTTTTGCTGAGAGATAA
- a CDS encoding uncharacterized protein (EggNog:ENOG41) — MGTARNPPSSVPSRPTFACVRCAGRKVKCDRNIPCTACVKHGAKCVFQPPPPPRRRRRPGAARPSIDRREYPQTRLQAQGHNPKESSNPPDSDSRSHLSSQEIRGSQSSSSEPSGSVSKTQVIQGRGQSMLIDNSLWSRVVEEFHDPEDALRRSSDDLSDAETLNDDFSFVLGGPLISRTKLLHPPPQQIHELWRTFVENVDPLSKVVHIPTLEKAFHEAANQVDKVSRSFEALMFAIYSAAVMSLSDVECEERLHEPRKSLRSRLMTGTKAALSRSNFMSTASLVVLQALVIHIISARDMYEPRALWTLTGVAVRVANGMGLDRDGTLLGLPPFETELRRRMWWFLKAQDLHNAELCGLPKFRDVGLSSDSTRRPTNINDFELYPGMPISPVESGNLTDMTFLAIRYDLLWFAAARLAKFRHLGKSLSQWDQDFASEGDKAETGQSVKEIEEHLEKKYLRRCDPSQPLQLMSMLMARTAIDTIRFMTHHPRRWTSINQAPPFERQWVWEVSIRLLEQCDMLQSNPSLKKFAWHAAFTMQWPAFIHVLDSLQANPSTPDAEKAWRLIANTFENNMSMFSDSRKPIHRAVRSLCLKAYDAHRLQRNGVYALQTPAFILKLRQQQEMVKIKIQACCRKAEDAFQWDPISSEATTAATGLKHGTISNQEDAAEHVDTGGQNQRFEHANEYGSEAEYTYGIEDIDLDSLLAGDVSPDNRAYQTINWEQWDLFLADSKIN, encoded by the exons ATGGGAACTGCACGCAATCCACCTTCGAGCGTTCCCAGCAGGCCAACTTTTGCTTGCGTTCGCTGCGCTGGGCGGAAAGTAAAATGTGACAGGAATATACCATGCACCGCGTGTGTCAAACATGGAGCTAAGTGCGTGTTTCaacctccgccgcctcctcggAGAAGACGTCGACCTGGGGCAGCTAGGCCTTCGATAGATAGGCGCGAATACCCGCAAACACGCCTTCAAGCGCAAGGCCACAACCCGAAAGAGTCATCCAATCCTCCTGATAGTGATTCACGGAGCCATCTGTCGAGTCAGGAAATTCGCGGCTCACAATCGAGCTCATCAGAGCCGAGCGGGAGTGTCAGCAAAACTCAAGTTATCCAAGGACGAGGGCAGTCAATGTTGATTGATAA TAGCTTGTGGTCAAGAGTTGTGGAAGAG TTTCACGACCCCGAGGATGCTCTGCGGAGGAGTTCAGACGACTTGAGTGATGCAGAAACCCTTAATGATGACTTTAGTTTTGTGCTTGGCGGCCCACTGATATCTCGCACCAAACTCCTTCATCCACCGCCCCAACAGATACATGAGCTATGGCGCACTTTTGTGGAAAATGTTGATCCTCTCTCCAAAGTTGTGCATATCCCCACATTAGAAAAGGCATTCCATGAAGCTGCAAATCAAGTAGACAAGGTCTCGCGGAGCTTTGAGGCACTCATGTTTGCCATCTACAGCGCCGCCGTTATGTCACTGAGCGACGTTGAGTGTGAGGAACGACTTCACGAGCCTCGAAAGTCTCTGCGATCTAGATTAATGACTGGCACGAAGGCAGCATTATCGCGATCCAACTTCATGAGCACAGCTAGCCTTGTGGTTCTTCAGGCATTGGTCATTCACATCATCTCAGCGCGAGACATGTACGAGCCGCGCGCCCTTTGGACCTTGACAGGTGTGGCGGTTCGCGTTGCCAACGGCATGGGCCTTGATCGCGATGGAACACTTCTTGGGCTGCCACCATTTGAAACAGAGCTGCGGCGACGCATGTGGTGGTTTCTGAAAGCGCAAGATCTACACAATGCTGAGCTGTGCGGCCTTCCCAAGTTTCGAGATGTTGGTCTGAGCAGCGACTCCACAAGGCGTCCCACCAACATCAACGACTTTGAGCTCTATCCGGGAATGCCTATCTCGCCGGTGGAGTCGGGAAATTTGACGGACATGACGTTTCTCGCTATAAGATACGACCTACTCTGGTTTGCCGCCGCCCGCCTTGCCAAGTTTCGTCATCTAGGCAAGAGTCTGAGCCAGTGGGATCAGGATTTCGCATCCGAAGGTGACAAGGCGGAGACGGGTCAAAGTGTGAAGGAAATAGAAGAGCacctggaaaaaaaataccttcgGCGTTGCGATCCTTcgcagccgctgcagctaATGTCGATGCTGATGGCACGGACCGCGATAGACACCATTCGCTTCATGACACACCACCCACGCAGATGGACCAGCATCAACCAGGCGCCGCCATTTGAGCGTCAATGGGTATGGGAAGTCAGCATCAGGCTTCTAGAGCAGTGCGACATGCTGCAGTCAAACCCCTCACTGAAGAAGTTTGCATGGCACGCAGCGTTTACCATGCAATGGCCCGCTTTCATCCACGTGCTCGATAGCCTCCAAGCCAATCCGTCTACGCCGGATGCCGAGAAAGCGTGGAGGCTGATTGCGAACACGTTCGAGAATAATATGAGCATGTTCTCCGACTCGAGAAAGCCCATCCACAGAGCCGTGCGCAGTCTCTGTCTGAAAGCATACGATGCTCACAGGCTGCAGCGCAATGGTGTTTATGCTCTCCAGACGCCGGCGTTTATTTTGAAGCTACGGCAGCAACAAGAGATGGTGAAGATCAAAATACAAGCCTGCTGTAGGAAAGCCGAGGATGCGTTCCAGTGGGACCCCATCAGCTCAGAGGCCACTACCGCAGCGACAGGTCTTAAGCACGGCACGATATCCAACCAGGAAGACGCTGCGGAACACGTGGATACTGGTGGTCAAAATCAACGATTCGAGCATGCCAATGAGTACGGCAGCGAAGCTGAATATACCTATGGTATAGAAGACATAGACCTGGATTCTCTGCTGGCTGGGGACGTTAGCCCAGATAACAGGGCGTATCAAACTATCAACTGGGAACAATGGGATCTTTTCCTCGCTGATTCTAAAATCAATTAA
- a CDS encoding uncharacterized protein (EggNog:ENOG41) produces MALDPGDTLFSCSSIPPPYYANPEHPEDYQRIAEEGTKTLDKPAPGTAKAVPFINDDGLPEVVVASSSETHDEPTQKTFTPPMESNLIETVTPLHLLGDQSDTVDCPFCRRRVVTKCCGNGALPNYRGRSGGPVHDPLEGPCHPLLSELQPESGASTLQ; encoded by the exons ATGGCGTTAGACCCGGGAGATACTCTATTCAGCTGCTCTAGCATCCCTCCACCCTATTACGCTAATCCCGAGCACCCAGAAGACTACCAGCGGATCGCGGAAGAGGGCACCAAGACGCTTGACAAGCCGGCCCCAGGGACAGCAAA GGCAGTTCCATTTATTAACGACGATGGTCTCCCTGAGGTCGTTGTCGCCAGCTCATCGGAGACCCACGACGAACCCACACAAAAGACATTCACCCCTCCCATGGAGTCAAACCTTATCGAGACCGTAACGCCTCTGCATCTGCTTGGCGATCAATCGGATACCGTAGACTGCCCGTTCTGCAGGCGCCGCGTGGTAACCAAA TGCTGCGGCAACGGCGCTCTTCCTAACTACCGGGGTCGGAGCGGTGGCCCCGTACATGACCCATTGGAAGGGCCATGTCACCCACTACTGTCTGAATTGCAACCGGAAAGTGGCGCATCGACGCTACAATAA
- a CDS encoding uncharacterized protein (EggNog:ENOG41~SECRETED:SignalP(1-16)), which yields MKFLTAITLFATAAIAAPNPEPWCWRVGESCWKAKRANDVFNIAVRAVGGLESGVEARSEPVGGIPNDVAFEAIKGIENLAILVAQASNDPKAFFGNHTEPAKRDLQEEEKRWCWRVGESCWKAKRTDEIQEDKRWCWRVGESCWKAKRVAEALLDATIEGDEKRSVETEDSPAKRWCWRVGESCWKAKRNIEFIQDQARSLIESLQ from the coding sequence ATGAAGTTCCTCACCGCCATTACTCTCTTTGCCACCGCAGCCATTGCTGCCCCCAACCCCGAGCCCTGGTGCTGGCGCGTTGGCGAGTCCTGTTGGAAGGCCAAGCGTGCCAACGACGTCTTTAACATTGCCGTCCGCGCGGTAGGCGGCCTCGAGTCGGGCGTTGAGGCCCGCAGCGAGCCAGTCGGCGGCATTCCCAACGACGTCGCTttcgaggccatcaagggtATTGAAAACCTTGCCATTCTTGTCGCTCAAGCTTCCAATGACCCCAAGGCCTTCTTCGGCAACCACACTGAGCCCGCCAAGCGCGATCtccaggaagaggaaaagcgctggtgctggcgcGTCGGCGAGTCTTGCTGGAAGGCCAAGCGAACGGACGAGATCCAGGAGGATAAGCGCTGGTGCTGGCGTGTTGGCGAGTCCTGCTGGAAGGCTAAGCGTGTCGCTGAGGCCCTCCTTGATGCCACCATCGAGGGTGACGAGAAGCGAAGCGTCGAAACCGAAGACTCTCCTGCCAAGCGCTGGTGCTGGCGAGTTGGCGAGTCTTGCTGGAAGGCCAAGCGCAACATTGAGTTTATTCAAGACCAGGCTCGCAGCCTCATTGAGTCCCTGCAGTAA
- a CDS encoding uncharacterized protein (EggNog:ENOG41) — translation MPNAIISWFRRRRVARSSRRQRALSASSAIVKEALPAPPHPKLPSQRRARLTPTPSCDDFVSAANAATANSFFFTKLPLEIRRKILIEAFGGRTVHMDLVYDHPLLPPEEGAFILEDGTWRRPPHGNMNLRFQGGSCDVQNLRLDDSRPKEWAWRSSVCHRNIPGCPPTLRNQPAEDYCRFGQTEWQRVCLTWPGEFPTKCLIGAMGWLRSCRQAYVEGIDILYSTNTFHTASKEMILSLKSILLPQRLSSITSVELLWDFAPFPSIHPQVVKPPLSDMASFHAFLNAIPTTFPAIKRLHISLQGRLYPTKTVDGRTTWDNNIDRTDEILHPVDNFVLELAPNVQDFSLGIPSSLYIHQRDRALKNKDPVEQAHLKQNERHWRPLKGSAERSGYWVWLGQKDFTMPVICTMGEGGGLRDFVGEENWVLYKF, via the exons ATGCCgaatgccatcatcagctGGTTCCGGCGCCGGCGCGTcgcaagaagcagcaggaggcaGCGAGCGCTGTCGGCATCGTCCGCCATCGTGAAAGAGGCTCTGCCCGCACCACCGCATCCGAAGCTCCCCTCGCAGCGCCGAGCTCGCCTCACTCCAACGCCGTCATGCGACGACTTCGTCTCTGCTGCCAATGCCGCCACCGcaaacagcttcttcttcaccaagcTTCCCTTGGAGATCCGTCGCAAGATCCTCATCGAGGCCTTTGGGGGTCGGACGGTCCACATGGATCTTGTTTACGACCACCCACTGCTGCCTCCAGAAGAAGGGGCCTTTATACTTGAGGATGGCACGTGGCGAAGACCGCCTCATGGCAATATGAACCTTCGCTTTCAAGGTGGCAGCTGCGATGTGCAAAACCTCAGACTGGACGACTCGCGACCGAAAGAGTGGGCATGGAGAAGCTCTGTCTGTCACCGAAATATCCCAGGTTGTCCTCCTACCCTGCGAAATCAGCCCGCCGAAGATTACTGTCGATTTGGCCAGACGGAATGGCAGCGCGTTTGCTTAACCTGGCCAGGCGAGTTCCCGACCAAGTGTCTGATAGGGGCAATGGGGTGGCTGCGCAGCTGTCGCCAAGC ATACGTCGAGGGCATCGATATCCTGTACTCCACCAACACGTTCCACACAGCCAGCAAGGAAATGATCCTCAGCCTCAAATCCATTCTCCTCCCTCAGCGATTATCCAGCATCACCTCCGTAGAGCTCCTGTGGGACTTTGCGCCGTTCCCGAGCATCCATCCGCAAGTTGTCAAGCCGCCTTTATCAGATATGGCAAGCTTCCACGCATTTCTCAACGCCATCCCAACCACGTTTCCCGCCATAAAAAGGCTGCACATATCACTGCAAGGACGGCTATATCCGACCAAAACTGTCGACGGTAGAACAACCTGGGATAACAACATCGACAGAACCGACGAAATCCTGCATCCGGTGGATAACTTTGTCTTGGAGCTAGCCCCCAACGTGCAAGACTTTTCGCTCGGCATTCCAAGCTCTCTATACATACATCAGCGAGACCGAGCTCTCAAAAACAAAGACCCAGTAGAGCAAGCTCACCTGAAACAGAATGAGCGGCATTGGAGGCCGCTAAAGGGCTCTGCGGAACGATCAGGATACTGGGTATGGCTGGGACAGAAGGATTTCACCATGCCAGTTATATGCACGATGGGTGAAGGGGGAGGCTTACGAGATTTCGTCGGAGAGGAGAACTGGGTCCTTTATAAATTCTAG
- a CDS encoding uncharacterized protein (EggNog:ENOG41): MADITSRLAALNPFNSNNAGLDDDDKGDVMAPAAGSSRRSDTAKDQLRISRALRTFLHDNRILSERDAGLDDQQLTPALRELLARRSFEAPPPLVDPTHPLPEYFVSSSHNTYLLANQLYGKSSPSAYETALTTGSRCVEIDAWDNSDNEDEPKVTHGFTLVSHISFRAVCETIRDVYDRELAAGTFTAGQAGDPASPILLSLENHCGPHGQLRLVQIMKDVFGHRLISEPVRRKGTREQQGSGEHVTLEDLGPKISVIVEFHLPDEATDSGGDDDDDEEEQQRVARKAYNEKKKQSSSTIIIPELAELGVYAQSVKPKDNSWYDPGQLINGPHHHLINVSESGLSKHLPDHAVQISRHNARHLMRVFPKGTRISSTNLHPEKYWGVGAQICALNWQTYTTSVQLNDALFNGTPGYVLKPAALRAGGSGDLRTGQTRKLRVHVAGATDVPLHEDRERDSIKPYLTCSLYSPLMGDKEPPKRKTEPYKHHTLGFLHHGENPHATNPIWDETLEWEYEDNELVFLRMLIKSDDSFARNPKFAVATVRLSYAPVGWTFIRMNDLKGKESDCTLLVKFEFEDS, translated from the coding sequence ATGGCCGACATCACATCCCGCCTGGCAGCGCTCAACCCCTTCAACTCAAACAACGCCGGCCtcgacgatgacgacaaAGGCGATGTCATGGCGCCGGCCGCCGGCAGCTCGCGCAGATCCGACACGGCCAAGGACCAGCTCAGAATCAGCCGCGCGCTTCGGACGTTCCTCCACGACAACAGGATCCTGTCCGAGCGCGACGCCGGCCTGGACGACCAGCAACTGACGCCCGCCCTGCGCGAGCTGCTGGCCCGCCGCAGCTTCgaggcgccgccgccgctcgtCGACCCGACGCACCCTCTGCCCGAGTACTTTGTCAGCTCCAGCCACAACACGTATCTGCTGGCCAACCAGCTGTACGGCAagtcgtcgccgtcggcgTACGAGACGGCGCTGACGACGGGCTCGCGCTGCGTCGAGATTGACGCCTGGGACAACTCGGACAACGAGGACGAGCCCAAGGTGACGCACGGCTTCACGCTGGTGTCGCACATTTCGTTCCGCGCCGTGTGCGAGACGATCCGCGACGTCTACGACCGCGAGCTGGCGGCGGGCACCTTCACCGCGGGCCAGGCTGGCGATCCGGCATCGCCCATCCTCTTATCGCTGGAAAACCACTGCGGGCCGCACGGCCAGCTGCGTCTCGTGCAGATTATGAAGGACGTCTTTGGTCACCGCCTCATAAGCGAGCCGGTTCGCCGCAAAGGCACGCGCGAGCAGCAGGGGAGCGGTGAACATGTCACTTTGGAGGATCTCGGTCCCAAAATTTCCGTCATTGTCGAGTTCCATCTGCCCGATGAGGCCACCGACagcggtggtgatgatgacgacgacgaggaagagcagcagagGGTGGCCCGCAAGGCGTacaacgaaaagaagaagcagtcgtcctccaccatcatcatcccagAGCTGGCGGAGCTGGGCGTGTACGCGCAGTCGGTGAAACCCAAGGACAACTCCTGGTACGATCCCGGACAGCTCATCAACGGCCCGCATCACCACCTCATCAACGTGTCAGAGTCTGGCTTGTCCAAGCACCTGCCGGACCACGCCGTCCAGATCTCGCGCCACAACGCGCGGCACCTGATGCGCGTCTTCCCCAAGGGCACGCGCATCTCGTCGACGAATCTGCACCCCGAAAAGTACTGGGGCGTCGGCGCCCAGATCTGCGCGCTCAACTGGCAGACGTACACCACCAGCGTCCAGCTCAACGACGCCCTGTTCAATGGCACGCCCGGCTACGTGCTCAAGCCGGCGGCGCTACGagccggcggcagcggcgatCTTCGCACGGGCCAGACCAGGAAGCTGCGCGTCCACGTCGCTGGCGCCACGGACGTGCCTCTCCACGAGGACAGAGAGCGCGATTCGATCAAGCCGTACTTGACGTGTTCGCTGTACAGCCCACTCATGGGCGACAAGGAGCCCCCGAAACGAAAGACTGAGCCTTACAAACACCACACGCTGGGGTTCCTTCATCATGGAGAGAACCCACATGCCACGAATCCGATTTGGGACGAGACCCTGGAGTGGGAGTATGAAGACAATGAGCTGGTGTTTCTGCGCATGCTCATCAAGAGCGATGACAGCTTTGCGAGAAATCCAAAGTTTGCCGTTGCGACGGTGCGGCTCTCGTATGCTCCTGTGGGATGGACTTTTATCAGGATGAACGATCTCAAGGGTAAGGAGTCTGACTGCACGTTACTCGTCAAATTCGAGTTTGAGGACTCGTAA
- a CDS encoding uncharacterized protein (EggNog:ENOG41~MEROPS:MER0029866) produces MSATPLSSFAQVLTSSLAEAKLVPGSAEALIPRGFEPTTRLGVSFEGRDVELGNLFRVSEVKQAPFVSFEAEAGDSSGDASYMLLLIDPDAPTPDDPKFAFWRHWVLPGLRPLTSADGIVAQTKPVLTEYLAPGPKDDSKPHRYLFLLFREPHGLTLTKEDVGGEEFVQRRSFDPVTFVEKHQLQLVSVNWMKGAGDGWKE; encoded by the exons ATGTCGGCAACACCCCTCAGCAGCTTTGCTCAGGTGCTGACAAGTTCCCTGGCAGAAGCCAAGCTCGTGCCTGGCTCAGCGGAAGCACTCATTCCTCGGGGGTTTGAGCCAACCACGCGACTGGGTGTCTCATTCGAGGGCCGGGATGTTGAACTGGGTAACCTTTTTCGAGTGAGCGAGGTTAAGCAAGCTCCATTTGTGTCTTTTGAGGCTGAA GCTGGGGATTCATCGGGAGACGCATCTTATATGTTGCTCCTAATCGACCCCGACGCACCCACACCAGACGACCCTAAATTTGCATTTTGGCGGCATTGGGTTCTGCCAGGGTTGAGGCCATTAACTTCAGCTGATGGCATCGTTGCCCAGACAAAGCCGGTGCTCACTGAGTATCTTGCTCCGGGTCCTAAAGATGA TTCGAAACCACATCGGTATCTGTTCCTGCTCTTCCGAGAGCCCCATGGCCTGACTCTTACAAAAGAAGACGTTGGCGGCGAAGAATTTGTCCAAAGACGCTCCTTTGATCCTGTCACGTTTGTCGAGAAGCATCAGCTACAGTTAGTCAGTGTAAACTGGATGAAGGGTGCTGGCGATGGCTGGAAGGAGTAA